The genomic stretch AACAGAAAGGGCAAACAGTGCTTCTTGTTGTTCTTGAAAAGTCAGGCATATACAGACATCGAATCGTGTTGTGTCCATACTAGTGAGAGATTAATCGTGTGTGCCCTCCAGATTTGTACATGAGTTCAACTTTCTATATACACTTCCCATGTAGTTGAAGAGCCTCGGCTCAATATGTTATTGTCTAACATGAAAAGTCTGTTTCTTGTAATTGATTTTAACCCAAATTTATAATAATCTCAGCCAAGTCTCTCATTGTTAAGAAATTCTGAAATACGTTGGGGAACTAAAGATATCTGTCCAAGACATCACAACAACAGAATTGTTTGAATATAAAGCAGAATTGAATGTTTAGAAAATGTACTAATTTCTGTTTCATGAATGGTAGTATTTGCTATAATTTGGCGTAAGCGTAAACCTTCTACTATTAATTTTGCGCAGGCAAAATATCATATTCTGGGTTAGTTTCAGCAATGGGAATCTCTATTCTGTTGCCTCCTCTTTTGCCTCGTTTCGAACAGCCAAAAACGACGTCATTTTACTAGTGACTAATACAGACAGAACGTACATATCTGACTTTTGTCTATGTTGTTGGATTCGCCTCTTTCCCTCAGAATACAGTCTCATCGAACAAACGGCGGGGATGTCTACAGCATTGCCATGTCCTGGTGGAGTAGTTTACTATAGATTGTCATGTCTTTTTCAATAAGGCCTTCTTCAAACCCTTGAGAATCTTCCCAAACCACATTAAGTTCATGATCGCGAGTGCCACAGGTACGACAAACACCAGAAGAGAACCAGCAGTGTGCATCCTCATCACCTGCACACAGTTTTGTAAATTCTTTTAGTCATCTAGCCAGATTCCTTTCTTACCTATCAAGATAGAAATTGTTTAGGGTGTCTCAGACTAGATAGCATGGGAAAGTAATGATTCCTTAAAGTTTGTACAGTACATTTTTACAAATGAGAGGCGAGAGACAACCTTCAATTTCAAAATACTAAGAATAGTTAAAGAATCCTCAGCTACGTAGTGCATGTCAGATGCTCTTAAGAGGAATGCCaaggaaaatggaaaaatataagAGTCCTAGAAGCACTATATCTGTGAGGGGATATCTTACTTGAAAAATGTAATGTGATAAACGACAGAAGTCACAATGAATAGTATGTATAGTGTATACCTGGTTGTGGTGAAGATAGACGTGGTAGAACATGTAACCAAACAAAAGAATTCTTGCCACCTGCATTTCCCAATAACAACATCATCAAGCGATTGTTTAAAATTATCACTACAAAATGAAACGAGAAAAACAAGAAGCTTCAATATGGCAAGAGATGTAAATGATTCTATTTTAACCATAGGGCATCAATCATGTATGACACAACCAATTCTATACACCTCCATCTAAATCATCTAAGTTTTACATTGCAAGTAAAAACATAGATGCATAGTAGTGACTTACCAACcaactaaaaaatataatgacTCCGTTGATAATATATGCACTGGATCTCTTCAATCCAGATACATCAAGATACCTGCCCAAATTTGAAGGCAAATTAATAAGAGTTCTAATCAGTTTTCCTCCTGTTCCATCAGCTTCATTCCAGAAAACTTACCATCTAATATTGATCCAAGGTGTTGTTACCTCCGATATCAGTATCATAAATGTGTAGAGCTGACCCTCCCCCATATACATGGCATATGCAACTGCAATTGCCGCAAGCGAGTGATGGAGAACCTGGGAATAAAAAGCACATGTTCAAAGTGAGACAGGTGCATTGGGGCGATAAATTAAGTCTAATCATTTGCATTCTAGCAGCTTACTTACATACTCAAGTCCACCCAAAGAAGGATACCGCCAACAGATCATCGCAAGATCAGACAAGAAGTATCCAACAGATAGCTGCCAAAAATAGCAAAAGCAAACAGAGAAAATGAATTACACTGGTCATGGCAACCCACCACCACATATATCATCAGAACTGAACAAGAATCCCTAGTGGAAATGCTTCAGCATCTAATTTTATACCtttccttgaattaaattatgttAGTAAAAAACTAGAAACTGTGAATGTGGCCCTATTCTCATTTGATGGAAAATATTAAGGTCATAAACTCAATAGAGATTGAGTAATAAAGTCGGGCTGCTTTCCCAGAAAAAACACAGAAATATCTTAAAGTCAGCCTGCTTTCCCAGAAAAGGACTGGGCAAATTCAGTTGGTTTTAGGTAGTGATACTTGATCGAAATGTTGACACATGTTGCTGAACTAAATATCTATCAACAAATGCAGCATGTCTAAgtagaaaaacagaaaataaattaagattTTAAAAGGCATTTCACATATTATGAAGTATTTTGTAAGAATACAAACACAACAGAATAGACATATCAGGAACTTACCCCAAGGGCAAATGTTGAGATAGATGAATTTCTGAATGTAACTAATCCAGAATGATTTTTATCAGAGAAGAGCTCAGACCAGAATACAAAGTACAAAGACATAATCGAAATAAAAACAGCATGAAGAGTGGAAATGCCACTGCAAGAAAGATAATATAACAACCATCAGCAGTGTACCAAACTAAATACAAATGAAAAGGCAAAACTCAATACAGCAGAGAAAAGTAATTCACCGGTTATTCCACTCTGTTCTTTGAATCTTGGTGAGGGTATTATAATTTCTGGAATAAAACGTGCTGATTATCTGACTCAGATCATAGGCCTGCCAGAGGGGCCAAAGAATGACTTTCAGTAGAGTCTTGGAAACAAAAGAAAGCCGAAGAAAATATATCAAAACGGAAAACATGATATTTTTCAATGTTTCATTGCCGCATAAAGAATTAGATTTGCTAGATAAAGTCCTAACCTAAACTATGGATATATGGCTGTTCCTATTACACGATGCAAAACAGAATAAGTGCAGGACATTCACACTCAATCACTACAGCTTTCAAATGTAAGAGAATATGATCTGGGCTTTAAAACTAATGATGAAGCAAACTAGAAGCAATTGGGAAGGACTGACATACCAATTTGCAAGTCAATATTCCAAGAACAATAGAAGTATATGGAATGTAAGGATCCGCTAGTACATAGTTTTTGACCAACACACCAGCCTGGTCTTGATAAGCTTTAAGTGTCCCAACAGTTCTTAAAGAACGCCCCATCACTCTGAATTACTGTACCATGTAGAACTTGATAATACTCTGTCTCCTGGAAACAAATTCACAGATTCAGAATCAGTACATAACCCAATCTGCATATGGATTATCGTaaacaaagaagaaaagaagCGAGACATTGAACCTATGGAAAGACACCCTTCACCAACATAACAATTAGCCTCTACGTGCTTAATCCATTATTATAATCTCAAACAACAACCAGCAACAGGGAAAATATAGTATTAACACTCAAAGTTAGCAAATGAAAAGATAAGCACCAACCTTCCAAATGAGCGAACACAGAAACTATTTGACCTAATTTGAGATCAGATTTTAAAAGGATTTATCAACGTCTATTGAGCCTTCAGCCTTGTTAGACATAGTTATCAAAAGGTCTTTTGTGCAGTTGCTTTCATGTGCTTATTTCAAGAGTCTGCAGCATTTACCAGAATTCTTGGTGTACCATATCATCAATGCACATAAAGGAAGTGCATGAATTGAAGTTGCACAAATTAAAGGGATGCAATCATGTGCCTCTAGAACTACATCACGCAGTCAATATATGAAAAAATGGAACAATGAACAACACAAATAAGGACCACCTATTTCACTGACAGTAACTAATATCTACCTCCGCATAGAAATGCCTAGTCATCACACAGTACACGCAGTTCAGATTCAAAACCACAGCCATTGACATTCATATCCTTCATATGCAGAGATCATTACAAATAACACTCATAATCTCAAACCAATTGCTATTCTAATCCTAAAATCTCACAAACCGAAACCTATTGATATTTTTAGAGAAACCCTGATCTGGACCAGTGTGACAGTATGAAGCATGCAAACCGAAAAGTACACAATCAATAGCGTGATGTACAACGCTAGATCACGGTGAGGCCGTTAACCCCCTTGCCGCCAAATCAAGCAAAAACACACAAATCTCAGCAAATGCAACTGGAGATCACAACAATACTCAGCTCAAAACTCATTAATTTCGAAAAATTAACATCTCAACAACAAAAAtcagtaaaaatgaaatatccAAACTgtatacagaaaaaaaaagttttcgCAATAcctaattatttgaaaaaaccGCAAAAACCCCTAGGGCAGTCAATCGCATTCCGCATTCAGCCAGAggtggatatggatatgatcTGTGTTTCTTCCTGGGTTTTGGAAAAATATTGATAAAAGAGAAGCGAatattgggggggggggggggaagagAGTATGGAGAGAGGTTGAAGTAAGCACGAGAATGGAAAGCAGAATCGATGCAAGATTATCGAGAAAATGGTAAGTGCATGTGTGTGTGAATTCGTGAATGCTGCTTCTTTTTGGTTTTCTCGGTTGGGTGCTCTCTCctgctgtgtgtgtgtgtgagagagagatagtgagagaggagagagagattaATAATGTtagtaaataatataataatttattaaggtAGTAATCCCACTAAAGAGGTTGTTTAGAGGGTTAATAACAGGAGCAGAGTAATACACACGTGGTGGCTATTGATTGGCTAGATCATTGGGCCGTGGCAATGTAGATTAATCCTTTTATCAAGATAAGATGAATGCACCACTGcaaatgaaattttttgtttgttgCCACTTCATATTTTATGGATTGAATCATTGaacaatacatataatataacTGTCACCAACAAACTAAATTCTAAAAAAAGCATAATTAAGAGTAAAATAGAATTCTTGTTAGTATGAAATGATTATGCACAAATCTGTATAAGTTAGTTGCATACCATGACGCGTGAAATTTATTGATTAGCTGTACATAGGCtgtcaaaatttaatttaaagtgataacaaaaaacaaaataaatggcGAAAACGTGAAGCtacaatattattatttctgATTATTTTTGTACTAAACAGCGAAGAATCAATGTTTTTAGCACATATAATAAACCTACACTGTATATTTACATGATTATACATCACCAATATTTTCACTACGTAAATTATAAATAGGGAGTAGTAGTCCATATAGTTATGGAATGACACGAAAATCCAATTCACTTACAATTTGACATCTCAATTGAGTATTTTTTGGTGCACTAATATTAGAATGATGACACTCACGCACTTCTTTAGCTATATCGatgactaattaaattaataattcaataaacatatagtaaatgaaataaaagtatataCAGTTGGATAGTTAGCTCATGACATGTCCCACACCAGGAAATGAGCAAATTATTAGTGGATTGTAAACAAAGCAAGCCTTTGCAACTTGCATGTACTCCTTGCTTGTCGGTTTGTACTTTTCTTCCCTCCATTTAACCTCAGCAAAATAGTGCCCTCTAAGTACATACTTGAGAGCTAAAATCCTTTTTTTTGGCGACgatattatcttttgaaaaaaaatacaaaatacaatgTAAAAAATTGGCTAAATTaaaatgttgttatgttttttaTTACGACTTTGAATTTTTTGATGGAATCGGGTGAGAAGTTTGATTGATTTACTTTGTGTATAACATTTTCCATTTGATTGTTGCCATTGCAACTCAGGTTTGTTTATCAAAAAGTCTGTGATGTAGAAgatctaatttttaaaaatatggtatactttttaaaatactacttaaaaaaataaaaaaatacagtagTATATAAATGTTGTGCTCTTCGTCTAAAAACAGGAATTTGGGCCTCCTCTGGCTTATTGGATCTATTCCACGATATTTGGGCTTCAAAAGTCTAGCCCAATCACATTATCTTGGattaatatagtactcctatataACAAATGTTCAAATTTCTAATTTGAATAACGAATAAATCCACAAGAAAAACGACCAGTCGATAAGAAAGaaacattaatttaattataaaaagaaaaagataagaaaGAAACATAATAAATCACCACTTAAAGACAAAAACGTGAATGACTCCTTTCATACGGACGGAGTACttgttttcaattttcaaatattataatatgttttttcaaattttgaaaacacCCCCTATTTCATACACAttcattttgatatatatatatatataatttgaaaGAAGATATGTTAGACAACAAACGTCAAACTACTAGTGGGCACGAAAAGTAACAGCATATAACCCATGTAGAAAATGAACACCGGAAAAAATAAGTAGGAATATTTGTtcgtgtgtgtatgtgtgtgtgagagagagagagaaaccaCCATCTCTGAGTGGTTTTTGTCATAATCCCATTGGCTGGAGGCCAGCAGTTGGATCTTTCAGCTGTGAAAGAATTCCAGTGGCAGAAAAGTTTCTTATTATATTCAAGCACTTGGTTCCATTTGACTCCATCTT from Salvia splendens isolate huo1 chromosome 15, SspV2, whole genome shotgun sequence encodes the following:
- the LOC121769057 gene encoding TLC domain-containing protein 4-like, producing the protein MGRSLRTVGTLKAYQDQAGVLVKNYVLADPYIPYTSIVLGILTCKLAYDLSQIISTFYSRNYNTLTKIQRTEWNNRGISTLHAVFISIMSLYFVFWSELFSDKNHSGLVTFRNSSISTFALGLSVGYFLSDLAMICWRYPSLGGLEYVLHHSLAAIAVAYAMYMGEGQLYTFMILISEVTTPWINIRWYLDVSGLKRSSAYIINGVIIFFSWLVARILLFGYMFYHVYLHHNQVMRMHTAGSLLVFVVPVALAIMNLMWFGKILKGLKKALLKKT